One segment of Mycolicibacterium sp. YH-1 DNA contains the following:
- a CDS encoding aromatic ring-hydroxylating dioxygenase subunit alpha — protein sequence MTSNLRATLGGDYYANPAVFAAEQERIFEATWFCAVRTADLALAGQFKKVQVGRESVLLVRGRDGLLRAFLNICRHRGAQLCVEEQGQLGRNLRCPYHSWTYALDGKLVAAPNIGSLTGDDGAPIDRYQYGLVPVALTEWLGYAWVCLSDTPPPFEDVVAEATRTLGDADAINRYGIGGLDVGRRIVYDVAANWKLIVENFMECYHCSSIHPELVGVLPEFVRGTAAQANVGRGAEFGSEVCGFTIDGSEGFERLPGVTDEQDRRYYAITVKPTVFINLVPDHVIFHRMSPVAADRTIVECDWLYTADLVASGRDVSRSVDLFHRVNEQDFAACERTQPAMSSRAYRNGGVLVPTEHHIAEFQQWVVSRLGG from the coding sequence ATGACCAGCAACCTGCGCGCCACACTCGGCGGTGACTACTACGCCAATCCCGCAGTCTTCGCCGCCGAGCAGGAACGCATCTTCGAGGCGACGTGGTTCTGTGCGGTGCGGACGGCCGACCTCGCGCTGGCTGGTCAGTTCAAGAAGGTCCAGGTCGGGCGCGAGAGCGTTCTGCTGGTGCGCGGCAGGGACGGACTGTTGCGGGCCTTCCTGAACATCTGCCGACATCGCGGCGCTCAACTGTGCGTCGAGGAGCAGGGACAGCTGGGACGCAACCTGCGCTGCCCCTATCACTCCTGGACCTACGCCCTGGACGGCAAACTCGTCGCCGCACCCAACATCGGGTCACTCACCGGCGACGACGGCGCGCCGATCGACCGATATCAGTACGGTTTGGTGCCGGTCGCGCTCACCGAGTGGCTCGGCTACGCCTGGGTCTGCCTGTCCGATACACCGCCGCCGTTCGAGGACGTCGTCGCCGAGGCCACGAGGACGCTCGGTGACGCTGATGCGATCAACCGGTACGGTATCGGCGGTCTGGACGTGGGCCGCCGGATCGTCTACGACGTGGCGGCCAACTGGAAGCTGATCGTCGAGAACTTCATGGAGTGTTACCACTGCAGTTCGATCCATCCCGAACTCGTCGGCGTGCTCCCGGAGTTCGTCCGCGGCACGGCGGCGCAGGCGAACGTCGGTCGGGGTGCCGAATTCGGTTCGGAAGTATGCGGATTCACCATCGACGGTTCCGAGGGTTTCGAGCGTCTGCCCGGTGTCACCGATGAGCAGGACCGGCGTTACTACGCGATCACAGTCAAGCCGACCGTCTTCATCAACCTGGTTCCCGACCACGTCATCTTTCATCGCATGTCTCCTGTGGCCGCCGACAGGACCATCGTTGAGTGCGACTGGCTCTACACCGCCGACCTGGTGGCGTCCGGGCGCGACGTGTCTCGCTCGGTGGACCTGTTCCACCGCGTCAACGAGCAGGATTTCGCCGCGTGTGAGCGAACCCAACCGGCGATGTCGTCGCGGGCCTACCGCAATGGCGGTGTGCTCGTCCCCACCGAACACCACATCGCGGAGTTCCAGCAGTGGGTAGTGTCCCGTCTGGGTGGGTGA
- a CDS encoding FAD-dependent oxidoreductase translates to MPRVVVIGAGIVGASLADEMTARGWTDVTVVDRGPLFSTGGSTSHAPGLVFATNPSKTMSTFARYTIEKLSTLEHPDGWCFNPVGGLEVATTPQRWADLHRKAGWAQAWGIEGHLVSAEECVDLHPLLDADGVLGGFHTPADGLAKAVRAAEAQAWRARDRGARFLPHTDVVGIVEKRGRVVGVATADGVIDADVVVCAAGFWGAEFAKKVGLVVPLVPMAHQYARTGQIAALVGRNTEQSEAGLPILRHQDQDLYFREHLDRIGIGYYGHDPMPVDMSTLMADTAGESMPSMLPFTEEDFAPGWRESCKLLPALSDSKVEEAFNGIFSFTPDGFSIMGEHRDLSGFWVAEAVWVTHSAGVAKATAEWIIDGAPSVDVHECDLYRFEDVARSPKFVTTTSSQAFVEVYDIIHPHQFRTALRGLRTSPFFARQQELGAFFYEGGGWERPAYYEANAELAQRLYSEGLAVPERDDWSARFWSPISIAEAHWTRHQVAMYDMTPLTRYEVAGTGAAAFLQQMTTNNVDKSVGSVTYTLLLDETGGVRSDLTVARLAETTFQVGANSPLDFDWLSRHLPGDGSVTVRDITGATCCVGVWGPLARDLVAPHCPDDLSHDAFKYFRAMHTYLDAIPVTMMRVSYVGELGWEIYTGAEYGTALWDLLFDAGRDHGVIAAGRIAFNSLRIEKGYRSWGTDMTAEHLPDAAGVGFAVRMAKDDFVGRAALQSAKPPSTTLRSIVFDDPDAVVLGKEPVYLGERGTECVGYVTSAGYSPTVGRTIAYAWLPADTGVGDTVTVDYRGTRHSAVVHAEPVVDPDMTRIRR, encoded by the coding sequence ATGCCAAGAGTCGTCGTCATCGGAGCGGGCATCGTCGGCGCCTCACTCGCCGACGAGATGACCGCCCGCGGGTGGACCGACGTGACCGTTGTCGACCGCGGACCGCTCTTCTCGACAGGCGGGTCGACATCGCACGCGCCCGGGCTGGTCTTCGCGACCAACCCCTCCAAGACGATGAGCACCTTCGCTCGCTACACCATCGAGAAGCTCTCCACACTCGAGCATCCCGACGGGTGGTGCTTCAACCCGGTCGGTGGGCTCGAGGTGGCCACCACCCCGCAGCGCTGGGCTGACCTGCACCGCAAGGCGGGCTGGGCGCAGGCGTGGGGCATCGAGGGCCACCTGGTGAGCGCCGAGGAGTGCGTCGACCTGCATCCGCTGCTGGACGCCGACGGTGTGCTCGGCGGGTTCCACACCCCCGCCGACGGACTGGCCAAGGCGGTGCGGGCCGCCGAGGCGCAGGCGTGGCGGGCACGGGACCGCGGTGCCCGGTTCCTGCCCCACACCGACGTGGTGGGCATCGTCGAGAAGCGGGGCCGTGTCGTCGGCGTCGCCACCGCTGACGGCGTGATCGACGCCGACGTCGTGGTCTGTGCAGCGGGGTTCTGGGGTGCCGAGTTCGCCAAGAAGGTCGGCCTCGTCGTACCCCTGGTGCCGATGGCCCACCAGTACGCGAGGACCGGACAGATCGCCGCGCTGGTCGGACGCAACACCGAACAGTCGGAGGCGGGACTTCCGATCCTGCGTCACCAGGACCAGGATCTGTACTTCCGCGAGCACCTCGACCGCATCGGCATTGGCTACTACGGGCACGATCCGATGCCGGTCGACATGTCGACACTGATGGCCGACACCGCGGGGGAGTCGATGCCGTCGATGCTTCCGTTCACGGAGGAGGACTTCGCACCCGGGTGGCGTGAATCATGCAAACTTCTTCCCGCACTGAGTGATTCCAAGGTGGAGGAGGCGTTCAACGGCATCTTCTCGTTCACCCCCGACGGCTTCTCCATCATGGGTGAGCACCGCGACCTGAGCGGATTCTGGGTTGCCGAAGCGGTCTGGGTGACGCATTCCGCGGGCGTTGCGAAGGCGACCGCCGAGTGGATCATCGACGGCGCGCCCTCGGTCGACGTGCACGAGTGCGATCTCTACCGGTTCGAGGACGTCGCCAGAAGCCCGAAGTTCGTCACGACGACCAGTTCGCAGGCGTTCGTCGAGGTCTACGACATCATCCATCCCCACCAGTTCCGCACCGCGTTACGCGGCCTGCGTACCAGCCCCTTCTTCGCCCGTCAGCAGGAACTCGGTGCGTTCTTCTACGAGGGCGGCGGCTGGGAACGCCCGGCGTACTACGAGGCGAACGCAGAACTGGCGCAACGGCTTTACTCCGAGGGTCTGGCCGTCCCCGAGCGCGACGACTGGTCAGCACGCTTCTGGTCGCCGATCTCGATCGCCGAGGCGCACTGGACCAGGCATCAGGTCGCGATGTACGACATGACACCGCTGACCCGCTACGAGGTGGCAGGCACGGGTGCGGCGGCCTTCCTGCAACAGATGACCACCAACAACGTCGACAAGAGCGTCGGATCGGTCACCTACACGCTGCTGCTCGACGAAACCGGGGGAGTGCGTAGCGATCTCACGGTTGCCCGCCTCGCCGAGACCACTTTCCAGGTCGGCGCCAACTCGCCGCTGGACTTCGACTGGCTGAGCAGGCACCTGCCCGGTGACGGCTCGGTGACGGTGCGCGATATCACCGGCGCAACGTGCTGCGTAGGCGTGTGGGGGCCGCTGGCCCGCGATCTGGTCGCACCCCACTGCCCCGATGACCTTTCGCATGACGCGTTCAAGTACTTCCGCGCCATGCACACCTACCTCGACGCCATACCGGTCACCATGATGCGGGTCTCCTACGTGGGGGAGCTGGGCTGGGAGATCTACACCGGCGCCGAGTACGGCACCGCGCTGTGGGACCTGCTGTTCGACGCCGGTCGCGACCACGGCGTCATCGCAGCGGGCAGGATCGCGTTCAACAGCCTGCGCATCGAGAAGGGCTACCGCAGCTGGGGAACCGACATGACCGCCGAGCACCTGCCCGACGCCGCGGGTGTGGGCTTCGCCGTTCGAATGGCCAAGGACGACTTCGTCGGAAGGGCCGCACTGCAATCCGCGAAGCCCCCGTCGACCACGTTGCGCAGCATCGTGTTTGACGATCCCGACGCCGTGGTGCTGGGCAAGGAGCCGGTGTATCTGGGCGAACGCGGCACCGAGTGCGTCGGCTACGTCACCAGCGCAGGGTACTCGCCGACCGTCGGGCGGACCATCGCCTACGCGTGGCTGCCCGCGGACACGGGCGTGGGGGACACCGTCACCGTCGACTACCGCGGCACCCGGCACAGCGCCGTCGTGCACGCCGAACCCGTCGTCGACCCCGACATGACCCGGATCAGGCGGTAG
- the prcA gene encoding proteasome subunit alpha gives MSFPYFISPEQAMRERSELARKGISRGRSVVALAYSGGVLFVAENPSRSLQKVSELYDRVGFAAVGRFNEFDNLRRGGIQLADTQGYAYSRRDVTGRQLANRYAQALGTIFTEQAKPYEVELCVAEVAHFGETKAPELYRITYDGSIADEPHFVAMGGTTEPIITALNDTFTENASLGEAVKIAVDALSAGAGGNGSEPRVLGPSTLEIAVLDANRPRRAFRRITGAALEALLPEPPAKPDEKASTD, from the coding sequence GTGAGCTTCCCCTACTTCATATCGCCCGAACAGGCGATGCGCGAGCGCAGCGAACTCGCGCGCAAGGGCATCTCGCGCGGTCGCAGCGTCGTTGCGCTGGCCTACTCCGGCGGTGTGCTCTTCGTCGCGGAGAACCCGTCGCGGTCACTGCAGAAGGTCAGCGAGCTGTACGACAGGGTGGGCTTCGCCGCCGTCGGCCGGTTCAACGAGTTCGACAATCTGCGCCGCGGCGGCATCCAGCTCGCCGACACACAGGGTTACGCCTACTCCCGGCGCGACGTCACCGGCCGGCAGCTGGCCAATCGGTACGCGCAGGCGCTGGGCACGATCTTCACCGAGCAGGCCAAGCCGTACGAGGTCGAGTTGTGCGTTGCCGAGGTCGCGCACTTCGGCGAGACCAAGGCTCCTGAGCTGTATCGGATCACCTACGACGGGTCGATCGCCGACGAGCCGCACTTCGTCGCCATGGGCGGCACCACCGAGCCGATCATCACTGCGCTGAATGACACCTTCACCGAGAACGCGAGTCTGGGCGAGGCCGTCAAGATCGCCGTCGACGCGCTGTCGGCGGGCGCCGGGGGCAACGGCTCGGAGCCGCGTGTTCTCGGACCGAGCACGTTGGAGATCGCGGTGCTCGACGCCAACCGGCCACGTCGTGCCTTCCGTCGGATCACCGGAGCGGCGCTCGAAGCGCTGCTCCCGGAGCCGCCGGCTAAGCCCGACGAGAAGGCCTCCACGGACTAG
- the solA gene encoding N-methyl-L-tryptophan oxidase codes for MTSSTTHYDVIVIGLGGMGSAAAYHLASRNQRVLGLEKFTPAHSLGSSHGGSRIIRQSYFEDPAYVPLLLRAYELWEQLARDSEREVYRLTGGLFIGPPDCLTVAGSLRASRQWDLPHELLDGRDVAARFPNFTPAAGDVALYEDKAGFARPEMTVQAHIDLAELTGAELHFGEPVLDWSETAGGGVRVSTERGSYTAGQLVICPGAWAPQLLAEFGIPITIERQVLYWLDPVGGTAPFVDHPIFIDENARGEQIYGFPAIDGPRGGVKVAFFRKGTVCTPETIDRTVSDQEIAEMRGRAAELLPALDGTCVHSATCMYSNTPDEHFVIARHPDSANVTVACGFSGHGFKFVPVVGEILADLAIDGATGHPISLFDPKRLVTT; via the coding sequence ATGACCTCATCGACAACGCATTACGACGTCATCGTCATCGGCCTCGGCGGCATGGGCAGCGCCGCCGCCTACCATCTGGCCTCCCGTAACCAACGCGTCCTCGGGCTGGAGAAGTTCACGCCTGCGCATTCCTTGGGTTCCAGCCACGGCGGGTCCCGCATCATCCGGCAGTCCTACTTCGAGGACCCGGCCTACGTACCGCTCCTGCTGCGCGCCTACGAACTGTGGGAGCAGTTGGCACGCGACTCCGAACGCGAGGTCTACCGGCTGACCGGAGGTCTGTTCATCGGGCCGCCAGACTGTCTCACCGTGGCGGGCAGTCTGCGCGCCAGCAGGCAGTGGGACCTGCCGCACGAGCTGCTCGACGGCCGCGACGTCGCGGCCCGCTTCCCGAACTTCACTCCCGCGGCCGGTGACGTCGCGCTGTATGAGGACAAGGCCGGGTTCGCCCGCCCCGAGATGACTGTCCAGGCGCATATAGATCTCGCCGAACTCACCGGTGCGGAGCTGCATTTCGGTGAGCCGGTACTCGACTGGAGCGAGACGGCGGGCGGCGGCGTGCGGGTCAGCACCGAGCGGGGCAGCTACACCGCAGGGCAGCTGGTGATCTGCCCGGGAGCCTGGGCCCCGCAGCTGCTCGCCGAGTTCGGCATCCCCATCACGATCGAGCGCCAGGTGCTGTACTGGCTTGACCCCGTCGGTGGGACCGCCCCCTTCGTCGACCACCCGATCTTCATCGATGAGAACGCACGCGGCGAGCAGATATACGGTTTCCCCGCCATCGACGGTCCGCGCGGCGGCGTCAAGGTCGCGTTCTTCCGCAAGGGCACCGTGTGCACACCGGAGACGATCGATCGCACCGTGAGTGACCAGGAGATCGCCGAGATGAGGGGCCGGGCCGCCGAACTGCTGCCCGCGCTCGACGGCACGTGCGTGCACTCGGCGACGTGCATGTACTCCAACACCCCCGATGAGCACTTCGTCATCGCCCGGCACCCCGACAGCGCGAACGTCACGGTGGCGTGCGGCTTCTCGGGACACGGTTTCAAGTTCGTCCCCGTAGTCGGGGAGATCCTCGCCGACCTCGCCATCGACGGCGCCACCGGCCACCCCATCTCGTTGTTCGACCCCAAGCGACTGGTGACCACATGA
- the dop gene encoding depupylase/deamidase Dop — protein sequence MQRIIGTEVEYGISSPSDPTANPILTSTQAVLAYAAAAGIQRAKRTRWDYEVESPLRDARGFDLSRSSGPPPIVDADEVGAANMILTNGARLYVDHAHPEYSAPEVTDPMDAVIWDKAGERVMEAAARHVASVPGAAKLQLYKNNVDGKGASYGTHENYLMSRQTPFSAVISGLTPFLVSRQVVTGSGRVGIGPSGDEPGFQLTQRADYIEVEVGLETTLKRGIINTRDEPHADADKYRRLHVIIGDANLAETSTYLKVGTTSLVLDLIEEGHQHGLDLSDLALARPVHAVHVVSRDPTLRATVALADGRELTALALQRIYLDRVAKLVDAKDPDPRATHVVETWAEILDLLERDPMECAELLDWPAKLRLLEGFRRRENLSWSAPRLHLVDLQYSDVRLDKGLYNRLVARGSMKRLVTEQQVLSAVANPPTDTRAYFRGECLRRFGADIAAASWDSVIFDLGGDSLVRIPTLEPLRGSKAHVGALLDSVNSAAELVEQLTN from the coding sequence ATGCAACGGATCATCGGAACCGAGGTCGAGTACGGGATTTCATCGCCGTCCGATCCGACCGCGAATCCGATCCTGACGTCGACGCAAGCCGTGCTCGCGTACGCCGCCGCCGCCGGGATCCAACGTGCCAAGCGCACCCGGTGGGACTACGAGGTGGAGTCACCACTGCGTGATGCGCGCGGATTCGACCTGAGCCGGTCGTCCGGCCCGCCGCCCATCGTGGACGCCGACGAGGTCGGCGCCGCGAACATGATCCTCACCAACGGCGCCCGCCTCTACGTGGATCACGCACATCCTGAGTACTCGGCGCCCGAGGTAACCGACCCGATGGACGCGGTGATCTGGGACAAGGCCGGTGAGCGCGTCATGGAGGCCGCTGCGCGTCACGTCGCGAGCGTGCCCGGCGCGGCCAAGCTGCAGCTGTACAAGAACAACGTCGACGGCAAGGGCGCCTCGTACGGCACGCACGAGAACTACCTGATGAGCCGGCAGACGCCGTTCTCCGCGGTGATCTCCGGGCTCACGCCGTTTCTGGTGTCACGCCAGGTCGTGACCGGCTCGGGCCGGGTCGGTATCGGGCCCTCGGGTGATGAACCCGGCTTCCAGCTGACCCAGCGCGCCGACTACATCGAGGTTGAGGTCGGCCTCGAGACCACGCTCAAGCGCGGCATCATCAACACGCGCGACGAGCCGCACGCCGACGCCGACAAGTACCGCAGGCTGCACGTCATCATCGGTGACGCCAACCTCGCCGAGACGTCGACATACCTCAAGGTCGGCACCACGTCGCTGGTTCTCGACCTGATCGAGGAGGGCCACCAGCACGGTCTGGACCTCTCCGATCTGGCCCTGGCCCGACCCGTTCACGCGGTGCACGTCGTCAGCCGCGACCCGACGCTGCGCGCCACGGTGGCTCTCGCCGACGGCCGGGAACTCACAGCACTTGCGTTGCAACGCATCTACCTGGACCGGGTGGCCAAACTCGTCGACGCGAAGGATCCCGATCCGCGGGCCACCCACGTCGTCGAGACGTGGGCGGAGATCCTCGACCTGCTCGAGCGTGACCCGATGGAGTGCGCGGAACTGCTGGACTGGCCGGCCAAGCTGCGTCTTCTCGAGGGCTTCCGCAGGCGCGAGAACCTGAGTTGGTCAGCCCCTCGACTGCATCTGGTGGACCTGCAGTACTCCGACGTCCGGCTGGACAAGGGTCTGTACAACCGTCTGGTGGCACGTGGATCGATGAAACGCCTGGTCACCGAGCAGCAGGTGCTGAGTGCGGTCGCCAACCCGCCCACCGACACGCGGGCGTACTTCCGAGGGGAGTGCCTGCGCCGGTTCGGTGCCGACATCGCCGCGGCCAGTTGGGACTCGGTGATCTTCGATCTCGGCGGCGACTCGCTGGTGCGGATCCCCACATTGGAGCCCCTGCGCGGAAGCAAGGCCCACGTCGGGGCGTTGCTCGATTCGGTGAACAGTGCCGCAGAACTTGTCGAGCAGCTCACGAACTGA
- a CDS encoding ubiquitin-like protein Pup: MAQEQTKRGGGGGEDDDVTDTAAGQERREKLTEETDDLLDEIDDVLEENAEDFVRAYVQKGGQ, translated from the coding sequence ATGGCTCAGGAGCAGACCAAGCGCGGCGGTGGCGGCGGCGAGGACGATGACGTCACCGACACGGCCGCAGGCCAGGAGCGTCGCGAGAAGCTGACCGAGGAGACCGACGATCTGCTGGACGAGATCGACGACGTCCTCGAGGAGAACGCCGAGGACTTCGTTCGCGCGTATGTCCAAAAGGGCGGACAGTGA
- a CDS encoding aldehyde dehydrogenase family protein — protein sequence MDGEPDLYIGGRWRHASDRGTRDIVNPADGTVAATVDEATPDDARDAVAAARAAFDDGAWRATSAGERAALLNRIADLLQRDKESLSRLETEDTGKTLAESRIDIDDVTSVFRYYAGLVAVQADRVVDVGDPAVISRVVHEPIGVCVLIAPWNYPLLQMSWKIAPALGAGCTMVAKPSEVTPLSTIAFVHLLEEAGVPPSVVNLVQGSGAVLGEALTADPAVDFISFTGGLATGTIISKVAAANVTKVAVELGGKNPHIVFADVADSGDFDAAVDHVLTGVFLHSGQVCSAGTRLIVEESIADDFVAALARRAEAIRIGPGMDPTSETGPLVSQEHRAKVEAHVAQGISEGARLVTGGARPTERALADGSFYLPTIFDGCDRSMRIVQEETFGPILTVERFTDEAEAIRLGNDTEYGLAAGVRTSDPARGERVVRALRHGTVWLNDFGYYTAAAEWGGFGKSGNGRELGPTGLAEYQEIKHIWHNTAPAPAGWFKS from the coding sequence ATGGACGGTGAGCCAGACCTGTACATCGGCGGTCGGTGGCGTCACGCGTCCGACCGCGGCACCAGGGATATCGTCAATCCGGCCGACGGGACCGTCGCCGCGACCGTCGACGAGGCTACTCCCGACGACGCCCGCGACGCCGTCGCCGCGGCACGTGCCGCCTTCGACGACGGGGCCTGGCGCGCCACATCGGCCGGCGAGCGCGCTGCGCTGCTCAACCGGATCGCCGACCTGCTCCAGCGGGACAAGGAGTCGTTGTCCCGGTTGGAGACCGAGGACACCGGAAAGACACTGGCCGAAAGCCGAATCGATATCGACGATGTGACCTCGGTGTTTCGGTACTACGCCGGTCTCGTCGCGGTGCAGGCCGACCGCGTCGTCGACGTCGGTGATCCCGCCGTCATCAGCCGGGTGGTCCACGAACCCATCGGCGTGTGCGTACTGATCGCGCCGTGGAACTACCCGCTTCTGCAGATGTCGTGGAAGATCGCGCCCGCACTCGGTGCGGGATGCACCATGGTCGCCAAGCCAAGCGAGGTCACGCCGCTGTCGACGATCGCCTTCGTCCACCTGCTCGAGGAGGCGGGTGTGCCGCCGTCGGTGGTGAACCTGGTGCAGGGCAGCGGCGCTGTGCTCGGTGAGGCACTGACCGCCGACCCGGCAGTCGACTTCATCTCGTTCACCGGCGGCCTGGCGACCGGAACCATCATCTCGAAGGTCGCCGCCGCCAACGTCACCAAGGTCGCGGTCGAACTCGGCGGCAAGAACCCGCACATCGTGTTCGCCGATGTCGCCGACTCGGGTGACTTCGATGCAGCCGTCGACCACGTGCTGACCGGGGTTTTCCTGCACTCCGGTCAGGTGTGCTCGGCGGGCACCCGCCTCATCGTCGAGGAGTCCATCGCCGACGACTTCGTCGCCGCCCTCGCCCGGCGCGCCGAGGCGATCCGAATCGGGCCAGGAATGGACCCGACCAGCGAGACCGGTCCGCTGGTCTCGCAAGAGCATCGCGCCAAGGTGGAAGCCCATGTCGCCCAGGGCATATCGGAAGGGGCGCGGCTGGTCACCGGTGGCGCGCGGCCGACCGAACGGGCGCTGGCCGACGGCAGCTTCTACTTGCCGACGATATTCGACGGCTGCGACCGGTCGATGCGGATCGTCCAGGAGGAGACCTTCGGGCCGATCCTCACAGTCGAACGATTCACCGACGAGGCCGAGGCGATAAGGCTGGGCAACGACACGGAGTACGGGCTCGCGGCGGGTGTTCGGACATCCGATCCGGCGCGCGGCGAGCGAGTGGTACGTGCATTGCGGCACGGCACGGTCTGGCTCAACGACTTCGGTTACTACACCGCTGCGGCGGAGTGGGGCGGCTTCGGGAAGTCGGGCAACGGACGTGAACTCGGACCGACCGGGCTTGCGGAATACCAAGAGATCAAGCACATCTGGCACAACACTGCACCGGCACCCGCCGGCTGGTTCAAGAGTTGA
- the prcB gene encoding proteasome subunit beta — protein MTWPHSDKSFNPLSRVSAMDSSSFSEMLRVQAPHLLPAGGSMGADGAQIPTNAAPTNALPHGTTIVALKFPGGVLIAGDRRSTQGNMIAGRDVQKVYVTDDYTATGIAGTAAIAVEFARLYAVELEHYEKLEGVALTFAGKVNRLAIMVRGNLGAAMQGFVALPLLVGYDLDDADRDGAGRIVSFDAAGGWNVEEEGYQSVGSGSIFAKSSMKKLYSRVTDAESALRVAVEALYDAADDDSATGGPDLVRGIYPTAVVIEAEGAQEIAEERIAGIARDVIQSRSRADTFGPDDGKDKL, from the coding sequence GTGACCTGGCCGCATAGCGACAAGTCCTTCAACCCCCTTTCCCGAGTATCTGCCATGGACTCCTCGTCCTTCTCGGAGATGCTGCGCGTGCAGGCACCCCACCTGCTGCCCGCGGGCGGTTCGATGGGAGCCGATGGCGCCCAGATACCGACCAACGCGGCACCCACCAACGCGCTGCCGCACGGGACGACGATCGTCGCGCTCAAGTTCCCCGGCGGCGTCCTCATCGCGGGTGATCGACGGTCCACCCAGGGCAATATGATCGCCGGCCGCGACGTGCAGAAGGTCTACGTCACCGACGATTACACGGCCACGGGTATCGCGGGTACGGCGGCTATCGCCGTCGAGTTCGCACGCCTCTACGCGGTGGAACTCGAGCACTACGAGAAGCTCGAGGGTGTTGCGCTGACGTTCGCGGGCAAGGTCAACCGGCTGGCGATCATGGTGCGCGGAAACCTTGGCGCGGCGATGCAGGGCTTCGTGGCGCTGCCGCTGCTGGTCGGTTACGACCTGGACGATGCCGACCGCGACGGCGCAGGCCGCATCGTGTCATTCGACGCAGCCGGTGGCTGGAACGTCGAGGAGGAGGGCTACCAGTCCGTCGGATCCGGCTCGATCTTCGCTAAGTCCTCGATGAAGAAGCTGTACTCGCGTGTGACCGACGCCGAGTCCGCGCTGCGGGTCGCTGTTGAGGCGCTGTACGACGCTGCCGACGACGACTCGGCAACCGGCGGGCCCGACCTGGTCCGCGGTATCTATCCGACGGCCGTGGTGATCGAGGCCGAGGGGGCTCAGGAGATCGCCGAGGAGCGCATCGCCGGCATAGCTCGCGATGTCATCCAAAGCCGTTCGCGTGCCGACACCTTCGGCCCCGATGACGGTAAGGACAAGCTGTGA